CGCCGTTTGGATAACGTTGTTTATCGTATGGGCTTTGGTGCTACTCGTGCAGAAGCACGTCAGTTGGTGAGCCACCGTGCAATCCTGCTAAAAAAAGCAGGTCGTGATGAGTTTGTTCGTGTGAACATTCCTTCAATCCAAGTTCAAGACGGTGATGTGATTGCTGTACATGAGAAGTCAAAAGAACAACTTCGTATCAAAAACGCAGTAGAGCTTGCGACTCAACGCGGCATTCCAGAATGGCTAGAAGTTGACCACAGCAAACTACAAGGTATGTTTAAAACTGCTCCAGATCGCAGTGACCTACCTGCTGAAATTAACGAAAGCTTGATTGTAGAACTATATTCTAAATAATCCGAACTAATCGAGGTGACTTATGACAAATGTAACTGAGTTTCTAACACCGTCTGCAATTAATGTAGATACGGTTAATGAAACGACTGCTAAGGTCACGCTCGAGCCGTTAGAACGTGGCTTTGGGCATACACTAGGTAATGCTCTTCGTCGCATTCTTTTATCTTCGTTGTCTGGTGCTGCCGTGATTGAAGCTGAAATTGAAGGCGTTGATCATGAATATTCAACACTAGAAGGTTTGCAAGAAGATGTATTAGATTTGCTTTTGAACCTAAAAGGCTTGGCAATCATTTTACATGACCAAAACGAAGCTTATTTAACATTGGATAAAAAGGGTGCAGGCATTGTAACTGCTGCTGACCTTGAACTGCCACATAATGTTGAGATCGCCAATCCTGAATTGGTGCTTGGTACGTTAAGTGAACGTGGACATTTAAAAATGCGTCTGCGTGTGGTGACAGGTCGTGGCTATGAGCCTGCCAATCAACGTCGTGAAGATGCCAATTCTAAAGCGATTGGACGTTTGAAACTTGATGCAAGTTTTAGCCCTATATTGCGTGTGGCTTATGATGTTGAGAATGCTCGTGTTGAGCAACGTACTGACCTTGACAAGCTTATCATTGAGCTTGAAACTAATGGTACGATTGACCCTGAAGAGGCGATTCGTAAGGCTGCTACGATTTTGCAACAACAAATTGCAATATTCGTTGATCTAG
This Moraxella sp. K1664 DNA region includes the following protein-coding sequences:
- the rpsD gene encoding 30S ribosomal protein S4 codes for the protein MARYIGPKLKLSRREGTDLQLKSGVKAYDVKTKKSGRVPGQHGNSQNKASEYALQLREKQKVKRMYGVLERQFSNYYKEAARMRGATGENLLGMLERRLDNVVYRMGFGATRAEARQLVSHRAILLKKAGRDEFVRVNIPSIQVQDGDVIAVHEKSKEQLRIKNAVELATQRGIPEWLEVDHSKLQGMFKTAPDRSDLPAEINESLIVELYSK
- the rpoA gene encoding DNA-directed RNA polymerase subunit alpha gives rise to the protein MTNVTEFLTPSAINVDTVNETTAKVTLEPLERGFGHTLGNALRRILLSSLSGAAVIEAEIEGVDHEYSTLEGLQEDVLDLLLNLKGLAIILHDQNEAYLTLDKKGAGIVTAADLELPHNVEIANPELVLGTLSERGHLKMRLRVVTGRGYEPANQRREDANSKAIGRLKLDASFSPILRVAYDVENARVEQRTDLDKLIIELETNGTIDPEEAIRKAATILQQQIAIFVDLEAEEAPEPVKEKEEIDPVLLRPVDDLELTVRSANCLKAENIYYIGDLVQRSETELLKTPNLGKKSLTEIKDVLASKGLELGMRLETWPPSDLRVDDRFSYRSR